The proteins below are encoded in one region of Thunnus maccoyii chromosome 24, fThuMac1.1, whole genome shotgun sequence:
- the rtraf gene encoding RNA transcription, translation and transport factor protein produces MFRRKLTALDYHNPNGFDCTDETQFRNCIVWLEDQKIRHYKIEDRGNLRNIPSSDWPKAYQKYLQDVNCPFGVQEKQEAVDWLLGLAVRYEYGDNVDKYKNCQPLAASGNSDKAVDPLVNLDSNSPDFKAGVMALSNILKIQRHDDYLVMLKAIRILIQDRLSPEAITKASQNREGVPVALDKHILGFDTGDATLNEAAQILRLLHIEELRELQTKINEAIVAVQAIIADPKTDHRLGKVGR; encoded by the exons ATGTTTCGGAGGAAGTTGACAGCTCTAGATTATCATAATCCCAACGGATTTGACTGCACAG ATGAGACACAGTTTAGGAACTGCATTGTGTGGCTGGAAGACCAGAAGATTCGACACTATAAGATAGAGGACAGAGGCAACCTGAGGAACATCCCCAGCTCAGACTGGCCCAAAGCCTACCAGAAG tacCTGCAGGATGTGAACTGTCCGTTTGGAGTTCAGGAGAAGCAGGAAGCTGTAGACTGGTTACTGGGCCTGGCTGTACGATATGAATACGGAGACAATG TGGATAAGTATAAGAACTGTCAGCCGCTGGCAGCCTCCGGCAACAGCGACAAAGCAGTGGATCCTCTCGTCAACCTTGACA gtAACTCGCCAGATTTCAAAGCAGGAGTGATGGCTCTGTCTAACATCCTCAAGATACAACGGCACGACGACTACCTGGTTATGCTCAAG GCTATTCGTATTCTCATCCAAGACAGACTTTCTCCAGAAGCCATCACTAAAGCCAGCCAGAACAGAGAG GGTGTTCCAGTAGCTTTAGACAAACACATCTTGGGTTTCGATACTGGAG ATGCGACTCTGAACGAAGCGGCCCAGATCCTCCGTCTGCTGCACATCGAGGAGCTGAGGGAGCTCCAGACTAAGATCAACGAGGCCATCGTAGCCGTTCAGGCCATCATAGCCGACCCCAAGACCGACCACAGGCTGGGCAAGGTCGGCAGATGA
- the sap18 gene encoding histone deacetylase complex subunit SAP18, with the protein MALESRITQEEIKKEPEKPIDREKTCPLLLRVFTTNSGRHHRADEFARGNVPSSELQIYTWMDATLKELTSLVKEVYPEARKKGTHFSFAIVYPDPRGKVYRLKDIGSTISGRKGADDSMTLQSQRFQIGDYLDIAITPPNRAPPLSTRMRPF; encoded by the exons ATGGCTCTTGAGTCGCGGATCACACAGGAAGAAATTAAGAAGGAGCCAGAGAAGCCCATTGACCGAGAAAAG ACATGCCCCCTTCTGCTGCGAGTATTCACCACCAACAGTGGCCGACACCACAGAGCAGATGAATTTGCCCGTGGCAACGTTCCCTCTAGTGAACTGCAGATATACACATG gatgGATGCTACTCTGAAGGAGCTTACCAGCCTAGTGAAGGAAGTGTATCCAGAGGCCAGGAAAAAGGGGACCCACTTCAGCTTTGCCATCGTCTACCCCGACCCCCGGGGGAAAGTGTACAG GTTGAAAGACATCGGCAGCACTATATCCGGCAGGAAGGGTGCCGACGACTCCATGACGCTGCAGTCTCAGCGCTTCCAGATTGGAGACTATCTAGATATCGCTATCACACCACCTAACAGAGCCCCGCCCCTTAGCACACGCATGAGGCCCttttaa